In a genomic window of Passer domesticus isolate bPasDom1 chromosome 3, bPasDom1.hap1, whole genome shotgun sequence:
- the MAD2L1BP gene encoding MAD2L1-binding protein gives MRPRRDSSVLGSPAVAVEFPGAVCRGSGYRFACELLKHVLHQRNQLPLPYEQLAYFCRRAAQDGDGIEKPRSLGLASRKCQQLLMELEGLFQHLEVLFSLTLVPRVLFLLGGNVMNPKELYELNLEGFCEGSAEESLQTAPCVRQLFHRLFVADVFSELKALPVTGTLVLVQGHRNCGVEWFRPKLNYQVPTRGRKLTVKLSCDGDLHVSASPPQLTAPAWEDYVWFQAPVTLKGFSE, from the exons ATGAGGCCTCGGCGGGACAGCTCGGTGCTGGGCAGCCCCGCAGTGGCCGTGGAGTTCCCGGGAGCTGTGTGCCGGGGCAGCGGCTACCGCTTCGCCTGCGAGCTCCTGAAGCACGTCCTGCACCAGCGGAACCAGCTGCCGCTGCCCTACGAGCAGCTGGCCTACTTCTGCCGGCGGGCGGCCCAG GATGGAGATGGAATTGAGAAACCACGTTCCCTGGGCCTGGCAAGCAGaaagtgccagcagctgctgatggAGCTGGAGGGGTTGTTCCAGCACCTGGAAGTCCTGTTTAGTCTGACGCTTGTTCCTCGGGTTCTTTTCCTACTTGGAGGCAACGTCATGAACCCCAAGGAGCTCTATGAGCTGAATTTGGAAGGGTTCTGTGAGGGCTCTGCTGAAGAGAGCCTGCAGACTGCGCCCTGTGTTCGCCAGCTCTTTCACCGCCTGTTTGTGGCTGATGTCTTCAGTGAACTCAAGGCTCTCCCTGTCACAGGCACTCTCGTCCTGGTCCAGGGCCACCGTAACTGTGGTGTCGAGTGGTTCCGGCCCAAGCTCAACTACCAAGTGCCGACCCGAGGGAGGAAGCTGACTGTGAAGTTGTCCTGTGATGGAGATCTCCATGTTAGTGCCTCACCTCCACAGCTCACAGCACCTGCTTGGGAGGACTACGTCTGGTTCCAAGCACCAGTGACCCTCAAAGGCTTTAGTGAATGA
- the LOC135297369 gene encoding epoxide hydrolase 1-like isoform X2 produces the protein MESAVGHCCSRCLQRSASAGLRLQPHTRAIGGTEGRCGLCCPRENVTAEERAGEQKLGLCPPSPGAAARQGAADMWPEILPDAWPFDYSQKNAILIPAAALGVGGMLLYWLRSGRKIKTIDMGDGWWGAGERPPKGKEDTSIRPFKIETSDKEIEDLHQRLDRFRFTPHVEGAAFHYGFNSSYLRKVVAYWRNQFDWRKQVEVLNKYPHFHTTIEGIDIHFIHVKPSYVPHGQAVRPLLMVHGWPGSFYEFYKIIPLLTEPAKHGLNEGDVVFEVICPSIPGYGFSEASHQKEFDSIATARIFHKLMNRLGFKEYYLQGGDWGSRITTNMAQMLPQSVKGLHLNLVFVSTQGLGKMIRTMLGAYVPWLVGFTREDARRFYPFMQKNVYDVLRESGYLHIQATKPDTAGCGLNDSPVGLAAYIMEKFSTWTDKSFLHRDDGGLESKYSLDELLTNVMIYWVTSSIVSSMRYYKENFSKDPTLSVHDRVGVYVPTGIAAFPQEIVHVPRIWAKNVYKNIITYTYMPRGGHFAAFEEPKLLAQDIIQFVRKVEQL, from the exons ATGGAGTCGGCAGTGGGGCACTGCTGCTCCCGCTGCCTGCAGCGCTCGGCCTCCGCCGGGCTCCGTTTGCAGCCGCACACTCGGGCAATAGGTGGCACTGAGGGACGGTGTGGTTTGTGCTGTCCCCGAGAAAACGTCACTGCGGAAGAGAGAGCCGGGGAGCAGAAGCTGGGATTGTGTCCTCCCTCCCccggagcagcagccaggcaagggGCAGCAGACATGTGGCCAGAGATCCTTCCGGACGCATG GCCTTTTGACTATTCTCAGAAGAATGCAATCCTgatccctgcagctgccctgggcgTTGGAGGGATGCTGCTTTACTGGCTCAGGTCTGGACGCAAGATCAAGACTATTGACATGGGCGATGGGTGGTGGGGCGCAGGCGAGAGGCCCCCCAAAGGGAAGGAAGACACAAGCATCCGTCCCTTCAAGATTGAAACATCTGACAAAGAAATCGAG GATCTGCACCAGCGCCTGGATCGGTTCCGCTTCACCCCCCACGTGGAAGGAGCCGCCTTCCACTACGGCTTCAACTCCAGCTACCTGCGGAAGGTGGTGGCCTACTGGAGGAATCAGTTTGACTGGCGCAAGCAAGTGGAAGTGCTGAACAAATATCCCCACTTCCACACCACCATTGAAG GGATTGATATCCATTTTATCCATGTGAAGCCATCCTATGTTCCTCATGGTCAAGCTGTTCGACCTCTGCTGATGGTCCATGGCTGGCCCGGCTCCTTCTATGAGTTCTACAAGATCATCCCTCTGCTCACGGAGCCAGCCAAGCATGGCCTGAACGAGGGTGATGTGGTGTTTGAGGTCATCTGCCCCTCCATTCCAGGATACGGTTTCTCAGAGGCTTCTCACCAGAAAG AGTTTGATTCCATAGCAACTGCTCGGATATTTCATAAGCTGATGAACAGATTGGGCTTCAAGGAATACTACCTacagggaggggactggggatCTCGCATCACCACAAACATGGCCCAGATGCTGCCACA ATCTGTGAAAGGGCTTCATCTGAATCTCGTTTTCGTCAGCACACAAGGTTTGGGAAAGATGATCCGTACAATGCTTGGGGCTTATGTGCCATGGCTTGTAGGCTTCACTAGGGAAGATGCTCGACGTTTCTACCCTTTCATGCAGAAAAACGTATATGACGTCCTACGAGAGTCTGGATACTTACACATCCAAGCCACCAAACCAGACACTGCAG GCTGTGGACTGAATGACTCCCCAGTGGGACTTGCTGCATATATTATGGAGAAATTCTCAACCTGGACAGACAAATCATTTCTCCATAGAGATGATGGAGGCTTGGAAAG CAAATACTCTCTTGATGAGCTTTTGACCAATGTGATGATTTATTGGGTGACATCCTCCATCGTGTCCTCAATGCGATACTACAAGGAAAACTTTTCCAAGGATCCTACTCTAAGTGTTCATGACAG GGTTGGCGTATATGTTCCCACAGGGATTGCAGCTTTTCCTCAGGAGATTGTACATGTACCACGTATCTGGGCAAAGAATGTCTACAAGAACATCATCACCTACACTTACATGCCACGTGGAGGGCATTTTGCTGCCTTTGAGGAACCAAAGCTCCTGGCACAAGACATCATACAGTTTGTCAGAAAAGTGGAACAGCTGTGA
- the LOC135297369 gene encoding epoxide hydrolase 1-like isoform X1: MESAVGHCCSRCLQRSASAGLRLQPHTRAIGGTEGRCGLCCPRENVTAEERAGEQKLGLCPPSPGAAARQGAADMWPEILPDAWENIMSQIRPFDYSQKNAILIPAAALGVGGMLLYWLRSGRKIKTIDMGDGWWGAGERPPKGKEDTSIRPFKIETSDKEIEDLHQRLDRFRFTPHVEGAAFHYGFNSSYLRKVVAYWRNQFDWRKQVEVLNKYPHFHTTIEGIDIHFIHVKPSYVPHGQAVRPLLMVHGWPGSFYEFYKIIPLLTEPAKHGLNEGDVVFEVICPSIPGYGFSEASHQKEFDSIATARIFHKLMNRLGFKEYYLQGGDWGSRITTNMAQMLPQSVKGLHLNLVFVSTQGLGKMIRTMLGAYVPWLVGFTREDARRFYPFMQKNVYDVLRESGYLHIQATKPDTAGCGLNDSPVGLAAYIMEKFSTWTDKSFLHRDDGGLESKYSLDELLTNVMIYWVTSSIVSSMRYYKENFSKDPTLSVHDRVGVYVPTGIAAFPQEIVHVPRIWAKNVYKNIITYTYMPRGGHFAAFEEPKLLAQDIIQFVRKVEQL, encoded by the exons ATGGAGTCGGCAGTGGGGCACTGCTGCTCCCGCTGCCTGCAGCGCTCGGCCTCCGCCGGGCTCCGTTTGCAGCCGCACACTCGGGCAATAGGTGGCACTGAGGGACGGTGTGGTTTGTGCTGTCCCCGAGAAAACGTCACTGCGGAAGAGAGAGCCGGGGAGCAGAAGCTGGGATTGTGTCCTCCCTCCCccggagcagcagccaggcaagggGCAGCAGACATGTGGCCAGAGATCCTTCCGGACGCATG GGAGAACATCATGTCCCAGATCAG GCCTTTTGACTATTCTCAGAAGAATGCAATCCTgatccctgcagctgccctgggcgTTGGAGGGATGCTGCTTTACTGGCTCAGGTCTGGACGCAAGATCAAGACTATTGACATGGGCGATGGGTGGTGGGGCGCAGGCGAGAGGCCCCCCAAAGGGAAGGAAGACACAAGCATCCGTCCCTTCAAGATTGAAACATCTGACAAAGAAATCGAG GATCTGCACCAGCGCCTGGATCGGTTCCGCTTCACCCCCCACGTGGAAGGAGCCGCCTTCCACTACGGCTTCAACTCCAGCTACCTGCGGAAGGTGGTGGCCTACTGGAGGAATCAGTTTGACTGGCGCAAGCAAGTGGAAGTGCTGAACAAATATCCCCACTTCCACACCACCATTGAAG GGATTGATATCCATTTTATCCATGTGAAGCCATCCTATGTTCCTCATGGTCAAGCTGTTCGACCTCTGCTGATGGTCCATGGCTGGCCCGGCTCCTTCTATGAGTTCTACAAGATCATCCCTCTGCTCACGGAGCCAGCCAAGCATGGCCTGAACGAGGGTGATGTGGTGTTTGAGGTCATCTGCCCCTCCATTCCAGGATACGGTTTCTCAGAGGCTTCTCACCAGAAAG AGTTTGATTCCATAGCAACTGCTCGGATATTTCATAAGCTGATGAACAGATTGGGCTTCAAGGAATACTACCTacagggaggggactggggatCTCGCATCACCACAAACATGGCCCAGATGCTGCCACA ATCTGTGAAAGGGCTTCATCTGAATCTCGTTTTCGTCAGCACACAAGGTTTGGGAAAGATGATCCGTACAATGCTTGGGGCTTATGTGCCATGGCTTGTAGGCTTCACTAGGGAAGATGCTCGACGTTTCTACCCTTTCATGCAGAAAAACGTATATGACGTCCTACGAGAGTCTGGATACTTACACATCCAAGCCACCAAACCAGACACTGCAG GCTGTGGACTGAATGACTCCCCAGTGGGACTTGCTGCATATATTATGGAGAAATTCTCAACCTGGACAGACAAATCATTTCTCCATAGAGATGATGGAGGCTTGGAAAG CAAATACTCTCTTGATGAGCTTTTGACCAATGTGATGATTTATTGGGTGACATCCTCCATCGTGTCCTCAATGCGATACTACAAGGAAAACTTTTCCAAGGATCCTACTCTAAGTGTTCATGACAG GGTTGGCGTATATGTTCCCACAGGGATTGCAGCTTTTCCTCAGGAGATTGTACATGTACCACGTATCTGGGCAAAGAATGTCTACAAGAACATCATCACCTACACTTACATGCCACGTGGAGGGCATTTTGCTGCCTTTGAGGAACCAAAGCTCCTGGCACAAGACATCATACAGTTTGTCAGAAAAGTGGAACAGCTGTGA
- the LOC135297372 gene encoding plasminogen-like, translating to MGISTAAFLFLFLLSSVKGDILDDYSRTDGVWILTRKKQFYETNNEKECADKCEAERNFTCRAFLFTRKKLQCLTLAENAKMTVTFASADTVLYEKIIYLMQCKRGIGTDYRGTEAKTQRGIPCQKWAEKIPHKPNYTPEKHPSAGLEENYCRNPDADESGPWCYTTDPAVRFDYCAIPECEDQCMQCNGEDYRGEVSRTESGLECQHWGVQEPHMHGFILKHYPEKDLKMNYCRNPDGELRPWCFTTNPNKRWEYCNIPRCTTPPAVSGRDSQCLSGRGEDYRGRIAITESGNACQPWNTQFPHKHGWTPDRYPCKGLEENYCRNPDGEKKPWCYTTNSNIRWEYCTIPPCDRTEQEIADVPVLVPLTEECYRDKGQSYRGTTSVTASGKKCQAWSSMFPHRHIKTPDRFPDADLRDNYCRNPDGDSSPWCFTTDPNTIWEYCNLKRCDDHAQEPASNASPGMMEHNIGSSTSTTSGNSWL from the exons ATGGGGATTAGCACAGctgcctttctctttcttttcttgctcAGCTCAG TGAAAGGAGATATACTGGATGACTATTCAAGAACAGATGGTGTTTGGATACTTACACGAAAAAAACAGTTTTATGAgacaaataatgaaaaagaatGTGCAGACAAATGTGAAGCTGAAAGAAATTTTACCTGCAG GGCTTTCCTATTCACCAGGAAAAAGCTACAGTGTTTAACACTGGCTGAAAATGCTAAAATGACAGTGACATTCGCCAGCGCAGACACAGTTCTTTATGAGAAGATAA TTTACCTTATGCAGTGTAAAAGAGGGATTGGGACAGACTACAGAGGAACAGAAGCCAAGACTCAGAGGGGTATTCCATGCCAGAAGTGGGCAGAAAAAATACCCCACAAACCAAA TTATACACCTGAAAAACACCCCAGTGCAGGGTTGGAAGAAAATTACTGCAGAAACCCTGATGCAGATGAAAGTGGACCCTGGTGTTACACAACAGATCCTGCTGTGAGATTTGATTACTGTGCCATCCCAGAGTGTGAGGACCAG TGCATGCAGTGTAACGGCGAGGATTACCGCGGAGAAGTTTCCAGAACAGAGTCTGGACTGGAGTGCCAGCACTGGGGTGTCCAAGAGCCTCATATGCATGGATTTATCCTGAAACA CTATCCAGAAAAGGACCTGAAGATGAATTATTGCCGCAATCCTGATGGTGAACTTCGGCCCTGGTGTTTCACTACCAACCCGAATAAACGCTGGGAATATTGCAACATTCCTCGTTGCA CTACACCCCCAGCAGTCTCTGGCCGAGACTCCCAGTGCCTTTCAGGGAGAGGTGAAGACTATCGAGGAAGGATAGCCATCACCGAATCGGGCAATGCCTGCCAACCCTGGAACACGCAGTTTCCTCACAAACATGGCTGGACTCCTGACAGATATCCCTGCAA GGGCTTAGAGGAAAACTACTGTAGAAACCCTGATGGAGAGAAGAAGCCTTGGTGCTACACCACCAACAGCAACATTAGATGGGAATATTGCACAATTCCTCCTTGTGACAGAACAGAACAAGAGATTGCTG ATGTGCCTGTACTAGTTCCCCTAACAGAGGAGTGCTACCGAGACAAAGGCCAGAGTTATCGTGGCACAACTTCAGTCACTGCCTCGGGAAAGAAGTGCCAGGCCTGGAGCTCCATGTTCCCACACAGGCACATAAAAACCCCGGACAGATTCCCGGACGC GGATTTGAGGGACAACTATTGTAGAAACCCAGATGGTGACAGCAGCCCGTGGTGTTTCACCACTGACCCCAACACGATATGGGAGTACTGCAACCTCAAGAGGTGTGATGATCATGCACAAGAGCCTGCATCAAATGCCTCACCTGGAATGATGGAACACAACATTGGCTCATCTACCTCCACCACATCTGGTAACAGCTGGCTATAA